In Humulus lupulus chromosome 7, drHumLupu1.1, whole genome shotgun sequence, the following are encoded in one genomic region:
- the LOC133789151 gene encoding uncharacterized protein At5g43822 isoform X2: METIIKKFQQRFKKVQGEMHCWEELQSRLVSQFSNASSIIDRLQVLKDVKNYGSLSCVNGIEDAVLMKQLQSLQNILISINKTLEEFRSITLSIGKIYRDARQLIEGGSNKLSVKQLQLQIGVKPTLAYCLDGLKLLHEMHQSEYHLKTSLVSGLSVLTLKPNPGDLIALQQLLVDQPNIPKEEVQDIFDIIFAEDIP, from the exons ATGGAGACGATAATAAAGAAATTTCAGCAGCGATTCAAGAAGGTGCAGGGTGAAATGCACTGCTGGGAGGAGCTTCAATCTCGACTAGTTTCTCAATTCAGTAATGCCTCCTCCATCATCGACAGATTGCAG GTGCTCAAGGACGTCAAGAATTATGGGAGTTTGAGCTGTGTTAATGGCATTGAAGATGCAGTATTAATGAAGCAGCTGCAGTCATTACAGAATATTTTAATTTCAATCAATAAGACATT GGAAGAGTTTCGTAGTATTACTTTGTCTATTGGGAAAATTTATCGTGATGCAAGGCAGTTGATAGAAGGTGGGTCTAATAAGCTGAGTGTGAAACAATTGCAGCTGCAGATCGGCGTAAAACCCACTCTTGCTTATTGCTTGGATGGGCTTAAGCTTCTTCATGAGATGCACCAATCTGA GTACCATCTTAAAACATCCCTGGTTTCTGGACTTTCAGTACTTACCTTGAAACCCAA TCCAGGCGATCTAATTGCACTCCAGCAACTCTTGGTTGATCAGCCTAACATACCGAAAGAGGAAG TTCAAGACATCTTTGACATCATATTTGCAGAAGATATCCCTTGA
- the LOC133789151 gene encoding uncharacterized protein At5g43822 isoform X1 yields MLKVPFLTRNGETLIALLEKCQSMSELKQIHALLLSFGLYQEDEFSSKILSFSALFDSGNADYSYRFLSSQLSNPSTFDWNTVIRGYSKSRNPNRSISVFIRMLRDGVSPDHLTYPFLAKATASLMKRELGVAVHAHISKHGSHYQGCKNMETIIKKFQQRFKKVQGEMHCWEELQSRLVSQFSNASSIIDRLQVLKDVKNYGSLSCVNGIEDAVLMKQLQSLQNILISINKTLEEFRSITLSIGKIYRDARQLIEGGSNKLSVKQLQLQIGVKPTLAYCLDGLKLLHEMHQSEYHLKTSLVSGLSVLTLKPNPGDLIALQQLLVDQPNIPKEEVQDIFDIIFAEDIP; encoded by the exons ATGTTGAAAGTTCCATTTCTAACCAGAAATGGTGAAACCCTCATAGCCCTTCTAGAGAAATGTCAATCCATGTCTGAGCTTAAGCAAATTCATGCTCTGCTACTCTCCTTTGGCCTCTACCAAGAAGATGAATTCTCCTCCAAAATCTTGTCTTTCTCGGCTCTATTTGATTCCGGTAACGCCGATTACTCCTATCGCTTTTTATCATCTCAACTCTCCAACCCGTCAACATTTGATTGGAATACCGTCATAAGAGGCTACTCCAAGAGCCGAAATCCAAACCGGTCTATATCGGTTTTCATCCGAATGTTGCGAGATGGGGTCTCACCGGACCATTTAACATACCCTTTTCTTGCTAAGGCGACGGCGTCCCTGATGAAGCGAGAGCTTGGTGTGGCAGTTCATGCCCACATTTCCAAACATGG GTCTCACTATCAAGGGTGCAAGAATATGGAGACGATAATAAAGAAATTTCAGCAGCGATTCAAGAAGGTGCAGGGTGAAATGCACTGCTGGGAGGAGCTTCAATCTCGACTAGTTTCTCAATTCAGTAATGCCTCCTCCATCATCGACAGATTGCAG GTGCTCAAGGACGTCAAGAATTATGGGAGTTTGAGCTGTGTTAATGGCATTGAAGATGCAGTATTAATGAAGCAGCTGCAGTCATTACAGAATATTTTAATTTCAATCAATAAGACATT GGAAGAGTTTCGTAGTATTACTTTGTCTATTGGGAAAATTTATCGTGATGCAAGGCAGTTGATAGAAGGTGGGTCTAATAAGCTGAGTGTGAAACAATTGCAGCTGCAGATCGGCGTAAAACCCACTCTTGCTTATTGCTTGGATGGGCTTAAGCTTCTTCATGAGATGCACCAATCTGA GTACCATCTTAAAACATCCCTGGTTTCTGGACTTTCAGTACTTACCTTGAAACCCAA TCCAGGCGATCTAATTGCACTCCAGCAACTCTTGGTTGATCAGCCTAACATACCGAAAGAGGAAG TTCAAGACATCTTTGACATCATATTTGCAGAAGATATCCCTTGA